The Deinococcota bacterium genome window below encodes:
- a CDS encoding ABC transporter substrate-binding protein produces MRRWLMVLFAVALAGAFTGAFTGAFTGVFAEEGRATEPLEPRESVSVAYVPIMKFATLYVAAERGLFDQYGLDVTINRVASGTEAIAFLSEGRIDVGGIAIVTSLWNGWHQGLDLRVFAPGGLEPFENSPTKLMVRGDLHETGAISEVADLRGRNVAVAGGPGSGGEYLATKALELGGLTIRDVNLINVGNPDMPAAFEGGAIDAGILGSPYAQGVEDAGFATVLAGDLTPGLMTVAFVGSGEFIRARPEAARRFTLALMEAARLMQGEDFLARENIDAYLSYVDATEEAVRGDALLVFDPNGVIPIEGLADVERVHRENGRTEYDEPIDLENVVDPSFVDWAREQLGEYEEN; encoded by the coding sequence ATGAGACGTTGGTTAATGGTTTTGTTTGCCGTCGCCCTCGCCGGAGCGTTCACTGGGGCGTTCACTGGGGCGTTCACTGGGGTGTTTGCCGAGGAGGGCCGCGCGACCGAGCCTTTAGAGCCCCGCGAGAGCGTCTCGGTCGCCTATGTGCCGATCATGAAGTTCGCGACGCTTTACGTCGCCGCCGAGCGCGGGCTGTTCGACCAGTACGGCCTCGACGTGACGATCAACCGCGTCGCCTCGGGCACCGAGGCGATCGCCTTCCTGAGCGAGGGGAGAATCGACGTGGGCGGTATCGCCATCGTCACCTCGCTCTGGAACGGCTGGCACCAGGGGCTCGACCTCCGCGTCTTCGCGCCGGGCGGCCTCGAGCCCTTCGAGAACAGCCCCACCAAGCTGATGGTCCGCGGCGACCTTCACGAGACCGGGGCCATCTCGGAGGTTGCGGACCTGCGCGGGCGCAACGTCGCCGTCGCCGGCGGCCCCGGCAGCGGCGGGGAGTATCTAGCGACCAAGGCGCTCGAGCTCGGCGGCTTGACCATCCGCGACGTGAATCTCATCAATGTCGGCAACCCCGACATGCCCGCCGCCTTTGAGGGGGGCGCCATCGACGCCGGCATCCTCGGCTCGCCCTACGCGCAAGGGGTCGAGGACGCGGGCTTCGCCACAGTGCTCGCCGGCGATCTCACGCCCGGCCTGATGACGGTGGCCTTTGTCGGCTCGGGCGAGTTTATCCGCGCGCGGCCCGAGGCCGCCCGGCGCTTCACCTTGGCGCTCATGGAGGCCGCTCGGCTGATGCAGGGTGAGGACTTTTTGGCTAGAGAGAACATAGACGCCTATTTGAGCTACGTCGACGCCACCGAGGAGGCGGTGCGCGGCGACGCGCTGCTCGTCTTCGACCCGAACGGGGTCATCCCCATCGAGGGTCTCGCCGATGTCGAGCGCGTTCACCGCGAGAACGGCCGCACCGAGTACGACGAGCCTATCGACCTGGAGAACGTCGTCGACCCCTCCTTTGTCGACTGGGCGCGCGAGCAACTGGGGGAGTACGAGGAAAACTGA
- a CDS encoding ABC transporter ATP-binding protein, whose product MPAKILARDVTKTFPSAAGTTTAIERFNLTVSEGEFVCIVGPSGCGKSTFLRILAELVPLSSGEVRIRPGRDAGKPLNNVVFQEYAIFPWKTVIDNVAFGLEMRGVAKGERYRVADEWLGRVGLRKFAGYYPAQLSGGMKQRVSIARALANDPEVLLMDEPLGALDAQTKTVLQEELLRIWEAHRKTVVYITHAIDEAVLLGDRVVLMTAHPGTNKAEFRVDLPRPRTVRTTATPEFARLRGAIWEALEDEVKKAMRAQA is encoded by the coding sequence ATGCCCGCAAAGATTCTCGCTCGTGACGTCACCAAGACCTTTCCCTCCGCCGCAGGGACCACCACCGCCATCGAGCGCTTCAACCTGACGGTCTCAGAGGGCGAGTTCGTCTGCATCGTGGGGCCCTCGGGCTGCGGCAAGAGCACCTTTTTGCGCATTCTGGCCGAGCTGGTGCCGCTGTCGAGTGGCGAGGTGCGCATCCGGCCGGGGCGCGACGCCGGCAAGCCGCTCAACAACGTGGTCTTTCAGGAGTACGCCATCTTTCCCTGGAAGACCGTGATCGACAACGTCGCCTTTGGCCTGGAGATGCGCGGCGTCGCCAAGGGGGAGCGCTACCGCGTCGCCGACGAATGGCTGGGGCGGGTGGGCCTGCGCAAGTTCGCCGGCTACTACCCCGCGCAGCTCTCCGGCGGGATGAAGCAGCGCGTCTCTATCGCCAGAGCGCTCGCCAACGACCCCGAGGTCCTGCTCATGGACGAACCCCTCGGCGCGCTCGACGCGCAGACCAAGACCGTCTTGCAAGAGGAGCTCCTGCGCATCTGGGAGGCGCACCGCAAGACGGTCGTCTACATCACCCACGCGATCGACGAGGCGGTCCTGTTGGGCGACCGCGTCGTCCTCATGACCGCGCACCCCGGCACCAACAAGGCCGAGTTCAGGGTGGACCTGCCCCGCCCGCGGACGGTCAGGACGACCGCCACCCCCGAGTTCGCGCGGCTGAGGGGCGCCATCTGGGAGGCGCTCGAGGACGAGGTCAAGAAGGCGATGCGGGCGCAGGCGTGA
- a CDS encoding ABC transporter permease, translating into MAAQAPRKGKGEDRDLALYTGGLVLLNAAATLFGLWQGFWWAILFADFILVVIIAERVEGRVAYRHQGLYKRVLAFGFPLLLLVTWEVMVSAGIVSARWFPPPSRIAAALWDLVVTFDRFNQTSLLGRPWLIPSVYPEEGWSGVARLFTESHVLATLMRVLAGFAIGALPGILLGMAMGLNRAVRTMLDATISAIYVLPKIAIFPLMMLIFPNPFGEGPKIAVVAISAFFLVAISTMAGVRGIDPVYLEVGRNYGAGPLQMLRHVIIPGALPIIFSGLRLALGTALIVVVAVEFIRSQTGVGFLVFYYWQILVVEKMYAGLFVVMALGVGLTYGLQWLEGKAMPWRR; encoded by the coding sequence GTGGCCGCGCAAGCGCCCCGAAAGGGCAAGGGCGAGGACCGCGACCTCGCCCTCTACACGGGCGGCCTCGTCCTCCTAAACGCTGCCGCGACGCTCTTTGGCTTGTGGCAGGGCTTCTGGTGGGCCATCCTCTTCGCTGATTTCATCCTCGTCGTCATTATTGCCGAGCGCGTCGAGGGGCGGGTCGCCTACCGCCATCAGGGCCTCTACAAGCGCGTCCTCGCCTTCGGCTTCCCCCTGCTGCTCCTCGTCACCTGGGAAGTCATGGTGAGCGCCGGCATCGTAAGCGCCCGCTGGTTCCCGCCGCCCAGCCGTATCGCCGCGGCGCTCTGGGACCTCGTCGTCACCTTCGACCGCTTCAACCAGACCAGCCTGCTGGGCCGGCCCTGGCTGATTCCGAGCGTCTACCCCGAGGAGGGCTGGAGCGGCGTAGCGCGCCTCTTCACCGAGAGCCACGTCCTCGCCACGCTGATGCGCGTGCTCGCCGGCTTCGCCATCGGCGCCCTTCCCGGCATCCTCCTCGGCATGGCGATGGGGCTCAACAGGGCGGTGCGGACCATGCTCGACGCGACCATCTCGGCCATCTACGTCCTGCCCAAGATCGCCATCTTTCCCCTCATGATGCTGATCTTCCCCAACCCCTTCGGCGAGGGGCCCAAGATCGCCGTCGTCGCCATCAGCGCCTTTTTCCTGGTGGCTATAAGCACCATGGCCGGCGTGCGCGGCATCGATCCCGTCTACCTCGAGGTCGGCAGGAACTACGGCGCGGGCCCGCTGCAGATGCTCCGCCACGTCATCATCCCCGGCGCCCTGCCCATCATCTTCTCGGGCCTGCGCCTGGCGCTCGGCACCGCGCTCATCGTCGTGGTCGCGGTCGAGTTCATCCGCTCGCAGACCGGGGTCGGCTTCCTCGTCTTCTACTACTGGCAGATCCTGGTGGTCGAAAAGATGTACGCCGGGCTCTTCGTGGTGATGGCGCTCGGGGTGGGGCTGACCTACGGGCTCCAGTGGCTGGAGGGGAAGGCGATGCCGTGGCGGAGGTGA